The Streptococcus sp. DTU_2020_1001019_1_SI_AUS_MUR_006 sequence AAACTGAAGGGGAGTATAAAGATCACATACACTTAACTCGTAAACCTACACTAAAACATATAAAGGGGGAAAATTTATGACAATTGTAGGATGCCGTATTGATGGACGTTTGATCCACGGACAAGTAGCAAACCTTTGGTCTGCTAAACTGAATGTTTCACGTATCATGGTCGTTGACAATGAAGTTGTTAACAACGATGTTGAAAAGAGCGGCTTGAAACTTGCAACACCACCAGGTGTAAAACTTAGTATTTTGCCAGTTGAAAAAGCTGCAGCCAATATCCTTGCTGGAAAATATGATAGCCAACGTTTGTTTATCGTTGCTCGTAAACCAGACCGCTTCCTTGGATTAGTGGAAGCAGGGGTACCGCTTGAAGCAGTCAATGTTGGTAATATGTCTCAAACACCAGAAACACGTTCTATCACACGTTCAATCAACGTTGTAGATAAAGACGTAGAAGATTTCCACAAATTGGCGGAAAAAGGTGTTAAACTTACTGCTCAAATGGTTCCAAATGATCCAGTTTCAGACTTTTTGAGCTTATTAAAATAGGAAAAAATTTTTAGGAGGTCATTGTTATGATACAATGGTGGCAAATTTTACTTCTCACTCTGTACTCAGCTTATCAAATCTGTGATGAGTTGACGATCGTTTCTTCTGCAGGTTCCCCTGTATTCGCTGGTTTCATTACTGGTTTGATCATGGGAGATTTGACAACTGGTTTGTTTATCGGTGGTAGCTTGCAGTTGTTTGTCCTTGGGGTAGGTACCTTCGGTGGTGCTTCTCGTATCGACGCAACTTCTGGTGCGGTTCTTGCGACAGCTTTCTCAGTTTCACAAGGTATCGAAACTGACCTTGCGATCACTACAATCGCTGTACCAGTAGCGGCACTTTTGACTTACTTCGACGTACTTGGTCGTATGACTACTACATTCTTCGCACACCGTATTGATGCTGCGATCGAACGCTTTGACTATAAAGCTATCGAACGTAACTACCTTCTTGGTGCGCTTCCATGGGCTGCTTCTCGTGCCCTTCCAGTATTCTTCGCGCTTGCTTTCGGTGGAGAATTCGTACAAGGTGTTGTAAACCTTGTTAAAGAATACCAATGGGTTGCAGACGGTTTGACTCTTGCAGGTCGTATGCTTCCAGGTCTTGGATTCGCTATCTTGCTTCGTTACCTTCCAGTTAAACGTAACCTTCACTACCTTGCTATGGGATTCGGTTTGACAGCTATGTTGACTGTACTTTACTCATACGTAACAGGTCTTGGTGGAGCAGTTGCTGGTATCATTGGCACTCTTCCTGCTGACGTTGCTGAAAAAATTGGCTTTGCAAACAACTTCAAAGGATTGTCTATGATCGGTATCTCTATCGTGGGTATCTTCCTTGCAGTTGTTCACTTCAAGAACAGCCAAAAAGTTGCTGTAGCAGCACCTTCTACACCATCAGAAAGTGGGGAAATTGAAGATGACGAATTCTAATTACAAATTAACAAAAGAAGATTTTAATCAAATTAACAAACGTAGCTTGTTCACTTTCCAATTGGGATGGAACTACGAGCGTATGCAAGCATCAGGTTACCTTTACATGATCTTGCCACAATTGCGTAAAATGTATGGAGATGGAACTCCTGAGTTGAAAGAAATGATGAAAGTTCATACTCAATTCTTCAACACTTCACCATTCTTCCACACAATCATCGCTGGTTTTGACCTTGCTATGGAAGAAAAAGATGGCGTTGGCTCAAAAGATGCGGTTAACGGTATCAAGACAGGTTTGATGGGACCATTCGCTCCTCTTGGAGATACAATCTTTGGTTCACTTGTACCTGCTATCATGGGATCTATCGCTGCAACAATGGCTATCGCTGGTCAACCTTGGGGTATCTTCCTTTGGATCGCAGTTGCAGTAGCGTATGACATCTTCCGTTGGAAACAATTGGAATTTGCATACAAAGAAGGGGTTAACCTTATCAACAACATGCAAAGCACTTTGACAGCTTTGATTGAAGCTGCATCTGTACTTGGTGTGTTCATGATGGGTGCTCTTGTAGCAACAATGATCAACTTTGAAATTTCATACAAATTGCCAATCGGTGAGAAAATGATTGACTTCCAAGATATCTTGAACTCAATCTTCCCACGCTTGCTTCCAGCAATCTTCACAGCATTCATCTTCTGGTTGCTTGGTAAGAAAGGTATGAACTCAACTAAAGCAATCGGTATCATCATTGCTCTTGCAGTTGGACTTTCATTCATCGGTAAATTTGTACTTGGAATGGGCGCATAATTTATGAGTAAATCATTGATTTTAGTGAGCCATGGACGTTTTTGTGAAGAACTAAAAGGTAGCACAGAAATGATTATGGGTCCACAGGATAACATTCATGCGGTAGCTCTTCTTCCAGAAGATGGACCAGAAGATTTCACTGCGAAATTTGAAGCTGCTGTCGAAGGTTTGGATGATTTCCTAGTCTTTGCTGACCTCCTTGGTGGAACACCATGTAACGTGGTGAGCCGCTTGATTATGGAAGGTCGTGACATCGAACTTTATGCAGGAATGAATCTTCCAATGGTGATTGAATTTATCAATGCAAGCCTAACTGGCGCTGATGCAGATTATAAAAATCGTGCTTCAGAGAGCATTGTCAAAGTTAATGATCTATTGGCTGGCTTCGATGACGATGAAGACGAATAAGGTGTAATAACAGAAATACTGTTAGAACATATTTCATAGAATATAAATGGGAATGGGGCTTACTCCCATTCCCATATTTTAAATAAAAAACAATATAATAATAGATTAGAGGGACTCAATGCTAGATTATACAAAAGAAGAATTGCTTGAGTTGGGGGCAGAAATCACAACTCGCGAAATTTACCAACAACCAGACGTTTGGAAAGAAGCTTTTGAAGCTTATCAAGCACGACGAGATGAAATTGCAGCCTTTTTACAAGGAATTGCTGACAAACATGACTACATCAAGGTTATCCTGACTGGTGCTGGAACTTCTGCTTATGTAGGTGATACTCTCGTTCCTTACTTCAAGGAAGTTTATGATGAACGTAAATGGAATTTTAATGCTATTGCGACAACTGATATCGTAGCAAACCCACAAACTTATTTGAAAAAAGATGTGGCGACTGTTTTGGTATCATTCGCGCGTAGCGGGAACTCACCTGAGAGTGTGGCAACAGTTGACTTGGCCAAGGCTTTGGTTGATGAACTTTATCAAGTAACTATCACATGTGCGGCTGAAGGGAAATTGGCTCTCCAAGCGCATGGTGATGACCGCAACCTCTTGTTGCTACAACCAGCTGCGTCTAATGATGCTGGCTTTGCTATGACTTCAAGCTTCACTTCAATGATGTTGACAGCACTTTTGGTATTTGATCCAACAGACTTTGCTGTTAAAGCTGAACGTTTTGAAGTGCTATCTAGTTTAGCTCGCAAAGTTCTTGACAATGTGGCAGATGTCAAAGAGTTGGTTGACCTAGACTTTAACCGAGTGATTTATCTAGGTGCAGGTCCATTCTTTGGTCTGTCTCATGAAGCTCAGCTTAAAATTTTGGAATTGACTGCTGGTCAAGTAGCGACTATGTATGAAAGCCCAGTTGGCTTCCGTCATGGTCCAAAATCTTTGATCAATGAAAATACAGTTGTTTTGGTATTTGGTTCAACCACAGACTACACTCGCAAGTATGATTTGGACTTGGTACGTGAAGTTGCAGGGGATCAAATCGCTCGTCGCGTAGTGCTTTTGAGTGATCAAGCCTTTGGACTTGAAAATGTGAAGGAAGTAGCACTTGGATGCGGTGGGGTTCTGAATGATGTTTACCGTGTCTTCCCTTACATCGTTTATGGTCAACTGTTCTCGCTCTTAACTTCGCTTAAAGTTGGTAATAGACCAGATACGCCATCACCTACTGGTACTGTAAACCGTGTCGTTCAAGGTGTTATTATTCACGAGTTTGAAAAATAAGGAGTTATTTATGAGTAAATTAACATTAAGCCCAAATAAACTTGCTTGCATGCAAAAACTCTCAGACGAGAATGGTATCATCTCAGCTCTTGCTTTTGACCAACGTGGTGCTTTGAAACGCCTCATGGCTCAATACCAAACAGAAGAGCCAACAGTAGCTCAAATGGAAGAACTTAAAGTGTTAGTTGCGGATGAATTGACAAAATACGCTTCATCAATGCTTCTTGACCCTGAGTATGGACTTCCAGCTACAAAAGCTCTTGATCCAAAAGCTGGTCTTCTCCTTGCTTATGAAAAAACTGGATACGACACAACAAGCACAAAACGTTTGCCAGACTGCTTGGATGTTTGGTCTGCAAAACGCATCAAGGAACAAGGTGCAGATGCTGTTAAGTTCTTGCTTTACTATGACGTAGATAGCTCTGACGAACTTAACCAACAAAAACAAGCCTACATTGAACGTATTGGTTCTGAGTGTGTAGCTGAAGACATTCCATTCTTCCTTGAAATTTTGGCTTACGATGAAAAGATTGCTGACGCAGGTTCTGCAGAATACGCTAAAGTAAAACCACACAAAGTTATCGGTGCTATGAAGGTCTTCTCAGACCCACGTTTCAACATTGATGTCTTGAAAGTGGAAGTTCCAGTTAACGTGAAATACGTTGAAGGATTTGGCGATGGTGAAATCGTTCATACACGTGAAGAATCAGCTGCTTTCTTCAAAGCTCAAGACGAAGCTACTAACCTTCCATACATCTACTTGAGTGCAGGTGTATCAGCTAAGCTCTTCCAAGAAACACTTGTCTTTGCCCACGAATCAGGCGCAAACTTCAACGGCGTTCTTTGTGGACGTGCAACATGGGCTGGATCTGTTGAAGCTTACATCAAAGATGGAGAAGCAGCAGCTCGCGAATGGCTTTGTACAACTGGATTTGAAAACATTGATGAACTCAATAAAGTACTTCAAACAACAGCTACTTCATGGACTGAACGTGTAGAAGCATAGATCAGAAATAGAAGAAACGACTTTTGTTAATAAAATATCTATGGTTTCTTGACAAAGGTGTCTGTAAATCATAAAATGAAACCATAGAAAGTGAATGCGCTTTCTATGGTTTGTTTACTTAATTGAATTAGAAAAAGGAGAGAAGGATGAAAGCATACACAGAACGTGTATTTGGGAAAGTTGATGGCAAGGATGTCCTCGCTTACCGTTTTGAAACGGAGGCAGGATACCAACTGGAAATCATGACTTATGGAGCAACAATTTTACGCTATGTAACTCCAGATAAGACTGGCAATTTTGCCAATGTTATCCTAGGTTTTGACGATTTTGAAAGCTATGTGGGAAATAGCCCTAAACATGGAGCAAGTGTAGGTCCAGTGGCAGGTCGTATTGCAGGAGCAACATTTGAACTCAATGGTAAGACCTATGATCTTGAAGTCAACAATGCTAGCAACTGTAACCACAGTGGCTCAACTGGTTGGGATTCTAACTTGTTTGAGCTAGTCGAAGTGAGTGACCATGGTTTGACTCTTTACACAGAAAGAACAGATGGGACTGGAGGTTTCCCTGGAAATCTTAAGATCTGGATTAGCTACAACTTGGAAGAAAGTGGTGCCTACGAAGTTAGCTACAAGGTGACGACAGACCAGGATACCTTGGTCAATCCAACCAACCATAGCTATTTTAACCTGTCAGGCGATTTCACTCAGACTGTTGACCGCCATGTCTTCCAATTGAACACTGAAGGCATCTATCCAATCGCTCCAGACGGCGTGCCAGCTAAAACACCGGATGCTAATCGTGATGTGGTCAAGCATATCTACAATGGAGCTTTGCTTAAGGATATTTTTGCAGACGAAGATGAACAAATCAAACTCGTATCTGGTTTGGACCATCCATTTGCTCTTCCTGCAGGACATGACAATGCTGGTTTCCTCTATGACCAAGGTTCAGGTCGCTTCCTGCTCTTCAAGACAGAGGCTCCTTGCTTTGTGGTCTACACAGCAAACTTTGTGGATGAGAGTGTCATCATCGCTGGTCAGTCAATGATTCAGCACAATGGGATTGCTCTTGAAGCGCAAGCTTTACCAGATGCTATTCATAGCGACCTTAAAGACCAAGTCATCCTCAAAGCAGGTGAAACATTCACCAGCAAAACTCGTTATGAGCTTGTTGTGAAATAATGATTGTTTTCTGAGTAAACCTATACTTTAACCGTTAGTTATTTACTAGCTGTTAGAATCTAGGTTTTTTGATTCTTGAAAAATAAGGAAATAATCTCAAGTTTAGAAGATAATTCTATATATCAAATATTCTTACTGAATAAAGATGATTGACTTATATTGATAGTTGAATGTGTCAATAATATCTAATAGATATATTTATATGATAGCTCTTTTGCTAAAAATAATGTATAATTAAAATGGAATAAATCTAGACTTTTGACTAAAAAATACTAGATTTTCATAAAGATTTTTTTGGGAAAACTCTCTATAGAGACTCGTGTTCTTGGTCAAAGTTATAAGGGGAAGATTAGCAATGGTATCAGTATCTGGAAAATTCTGTATATTTTCACATAAAAATAAGCAACATCAGCGCTTTTTTCAACTTTTACCCGATGGTCAAATCAAGGATATTGGTGGAACCGGTCAGAGGAGTTGACTACTGAGAGGCTGGATAAAATCATGAGTAAAGATATCTCAGCTTTCATCAGAGAATTTTTCCGCAAACTATAGAAAGCTAGTAGTGAATTGGGAATCCTACTGAAGAACCGTTTTTCATAACTTTGGAAAAGTATAAAGAGAAATATAAAAATGACAGAAAAATTAGTATAATTGTATCAGTTTACAACGTTGAAAACTACTTACGACAATGTCTAGATAGTATTCTCAATCAAACCTATCAAGATCTAGGGAAAAACTGTGCTGCCCTTAGATATTGTAGCCCATCAAGCAGAACTCTTTGATAAAGTAATCGCCCATGAAGAACCTCAAAAATGGTAGATGAAATTCGACAGATTTTATTAGTTAATAGAAAAAGAAAATAAACGTTAGATAAAAGGGATTGAAAAATGAAGAAAGCAATCGTACTTGGAGCAGATAATGGATATATGGATAAGGTGGAAACTACTATCAAGTCTGTTTGTGCTTATAACGATAATATAAAATTTTATGTTTTTAATGACGATCTACCTTCGGAATGGTTTCGTATTATGAATCAGCGATTGAAAGCTATTCATTCAGAAATTGTAAATGTAAAGATTTCTAATAATCATCTCCGAAAATATCGTTTACCAACGGCGCATTTATCATACGCAGCTTATTTTCGCTTTTTTATTCCAGACATACTGAAGGAAGATAAGGTTTTATATCTTGATTC is a genomic window containing:
- a CDS encoding PTS system mannose/fructose/N-acetylgalactosamine-transporter subunit IIB, with amino-acid sequence MTIVGCRIDGRLIHGQVANLWSAKLNVSRIMVVDNEVVNNDVEKSGLKLATPPGVKLSILPVEKAAANILAGKYDSQRLFIVARKPDRFLGLVEAGVPLEAVNVGNMSQTPETRSITRSINVVDKDVEDFHKLAEKGVKLTAQMVPNDPVSDFLSLLK
- a CDS encoding PTS mannose/fructose/sorbose/N-acetylgalactosamine transporter subunit IIC, which produces MIQWWQILLLTLYSAYQICDELTIVSSAGSPVFAGFITGLIMGDLTTGLFIGGSLQLFVLGVGTFGGASRIDATSGAVLATAFSVSQGIETDLAITTIAVPVAALLTYFDVLGRMTTTFFAHRIDAAIERFDYKAIERNYLLGALPWAASRALPVFFALAFGGEFVQGVVNLVKEYQWVADGLTLAGRMLPGLGFAILLRYLPVKRNLHYLAMGFGLTAMLTVLYSYVTGLGGAVAGIIGTLPADVAEKIGFANNFKGLSMIGISIVGIFLAVVHFKNSQKVAVAAPSTPSESGEIEDDEF
- a CDS encoding PTS system mannose/fructose/sorbose family transporter subunit IID; its protein translation is MTNSNYKLTKEDFNQINKRSLFTFQLGWNYERMQASGYLYMILPQLRKMYGDGTPELKEMMKVHTQFFNTSPFFHTIIAGFDLAMEEKDGVGSKDAVNGIKTGLMGPFAPLGDTIFGSLVPAIMGSIAATMAIAGQPWGIFLWIAVAVAYDIFRWKQLEFAYKEGVNLINNMQSTLTALIEAASVLGVFMMGALVATMINFEISYKLPIGEKMIDFQDILNSIFPRLLPAIFTAFIFWLLGKKGMNSTKAIGIIIALAVGLSFIGKFVLGMGA
- a CDS encoding PTS sugar transporter subunit IIA; the encoded protein is MSKSLILVSHGRFCEELKGSTEMIMGPQDNIHAVALLPEDGPEDFTAKFEAAVEGLDDFLVFADLLGGTPCNVVSRLIMEGRDIELYAGMNLPMVIEFINASLTGADADYKNRASESIVKVNDLLAGFDDDEDE
- a CDS encoding SIS domain-containing protein, whose amino-acid sequence is MLDYTKEELLELGAEITTREIYQQPDVWKEAFEAYQARRDEIAAFLQGIADKHDYIKVILTGAGTSAYVGDTLVPYFKEVYDERKWNFNAIATTDIVANPQTYLKKDVATVLVSFARSGNSPESVATVDLAKALVDELYQVTITCAAEGKLALQAHGDDRNLLLLQPAASNDAGFAMTSSFTSMMLTALLVFDPTDFAVKAERFEVLSSLARKVLDNVADVKELVDLDFNRVIYLGAGPFFGLSHEAQLKILELTAGQVATMYESPVGFRHGPKSLINENTVVLVFGSTTDYTRKYDLDLVREVAGDQIARRVVLLSDQAFGLENVKEVALGCGGVLNDVYRVFPYIVYGQLFSLLTSLKVGNRPDTPSPTGTVNRVVQGVIIHEFEK
- the lacD gene encoding tagatose-bisphosphate aldolase, which encodes MSKLTLSPNKLACMQKLSDENGIISALAFDQRGALKRLMAQYQTEEPTVAQMEELKVLVADELTKYASSMLLDPEYGLPATKALDPKAGLLLAYEKTGYDTTSTKRLPDCLDVWSAKRIKEQGADAVKFLLYYDVDSSDELNQQKQAYIERIGSECVAEDIPFFLEILAYDEKIADAGSAEYAKVKPHKVIGAMKVFSDPRFNIDVLKVEVPVNVKYVEGFGDGEIVHTREESAAFFKAQDEATNLPYIYLSAGVSAKLFQETLVFAHESGANFNGVLCGRATWAGSVEAYIKDGEAAAREWLCTTGFENIDELNKVLQTTATSWTERVEA
- a CDS encoding aldose epimerase family protein; the encoded protein is MKAYTERVFGKVDGKDVLAYRFETEAGYQLEIMTYGATILRYVTPDKTGNFANVILGFDDFESYVGNSPKHGASVGPVAGRIAGATFELNGKTYDLEVNNASNCNHSGSTGWDSNLFELVEVSDHGLTLYTERTDGTGGFPGNLKIWISYNLEESGAYEVSYKVTTDQDTLVNPTNHSYFNLSGDFTQTVDRHVFQLNTEGIYPIAPDGVPAKTPDANRDVVKHIYNGALLKDIFADEDEQIKLVSGLDHPFALPAGHDNAGFLYDQGSGRFLLFKTEAPCFVVYTANFVDESVIIAGQSMIQHNGIALEAQALPDAIHSDLKDQVILKAGETFTSKTRYELVVK
- a CDS encoding glycosyltransferase, encoding MEKYKEKYKNDRKISIIVSVYNVENYLRQCLDSILNQTYQDLGKNCAALRYCSPSSRTL